One window from the genome of Bacteroidales bacterium encodes:
- a CDS encoding B12-binding domain-containing radical SAM protein, which translates to MLLIHPFNRDLLKVESNSLKRGLSNYALFEPLCLGILAALTNEKWNVKILDECIEELTETSTCEFYDLVAITSDTCTIPRAIEISKMFREKNIKTIIGGIHASVNIEESKKFFNIVVIGEAEMVWRELIHDYETNCLKELYKTDTFFDLNNAVLPRRDLFSDKYVFSVVYTSRGCPSNCTFCAVTKFFGRKQRHRPIESVICELKEIKQGKMVFFSDDDIIGNSKSGWERARMLFKQIIENDIKINWHAFASIEIAYHDDILESAAKSGCRWLYIGIESINKLVLKEMNKSKNIVSKTASVNKLIKKINSYGIMVYGGFIIGNDNDDKKNIRKLIRFIKYSFVNGFALFVLTPLPGTDLFQKMLFENRLFYNNYPKDWTRYNLSELSFTPKQIMADDFNQEYKRGQLLLNSRSIKYIKFILTLYTTRSLDLAKEIYNFYKYSVNV; encoded by the coding sequence TTGTTATTAATACACCCGTTCAACAGAGACCTGTTGAAAGTTGAAAGCAATTCTCTGAAAAGAGGATTAAGTAATTATGCTTTGTTTGAACCGCTTTGCCTGGGTATTCTTGCTGCATTAACAAACGAAAAGTGGAATGTAAAGATTTTGGACGAGTGCATTGAAGAACTAACAGAAACATCTACTTGTGAGTTTTATGACCTGGTCGCGATCACTTCTGATACCTGCACTATCCCGCGGGCAATTGAGATTTCAAAAATGTTCAGAGAAAAAAATATTAAAACTATTATTGGCGGCATTCATGCTTCAGTTAATATTGAAGAATCAAAAAAGTTTTTTAATATAGTTGTTATTGGTGAAGCAGAAATGGTGTGGCGTGAACTGATACATGATTATGAAACCAACTGTCTTAAAGAACTGTATAAAACGGATACGTTTTTTGATTTGAATAATGCTGTTTTACCCAGAAGAGATTTGTTTTCTGACAAATATGTTTTTTCTGTTGTTTATACATCAAGGGGTTGTCCAAGTAATTGCACTTTTTGTGCAGTTACAAAATTTTTCGGGAGAAAACAAAGACACAGACCAATTGAAAGTGTTATTTGTGAACTTAAAGAAATCAAACAAGGCAAAATGGTTTTTTTTAGTGATGATGACATTATTGGAAATTCAAAATCCGGATGGGAGAGAGCAAGGATGTTGTTTAAACAAATTATCGAGAATGATATTAAAATAAACTGGCATGCATTTGCTTCTATTGAAATAGCATATCATGATGATATACTCGAATCTGCGGCTAAAAGTGGATGCCGCTGGCTTTATATTGGCATTGAGTCAATTAATAAGTTGGTGCTTAAAGAAATGAATAAATCAAAAAACATTGTATCTAAAACAGCATCTGTAAATAAGCTTATAAAAAAAATAAATTCATATGGAATAATGGTTTATGGGGGGTTTATTATCGGAAATGATAATGATGATAAAAAAAACATTAGAAAGTTAATACGATTTATTAAATACTCTTTTGTCAATGGTTTTGCATTATTTGTGCTTACCCCATTGCCAGGCACCGATTTATTTCAAAAAATGTTATTTGAAAACAGATTGTTTTACAATAACTATCCCAAAGACTGGACTCGTTATAATCTTTCCGAATTGTCATTTACACCTAAACAGATAATGGCAGATGATTTTAATCAAGAATATAAAAGAGGCCAGTTGTTGCTAAATTCCCGATCAATAAAGTATATAAAGTTTATATTAACCCTATATACTACCAGGTCACTTGATTTAGCAAAAGAAATATATAATTTTTACAAATATAGTGTTAATGTTTAG
- a CDS encoding radical SAM protein: MPDSIKKKKVNVISPRSGCPMRTLDASKLRNYFNLNNYEVIDTVEGADYTIFVTCAVTKAALEDSLSVIDGIKKISGELIVMGCLPGTNEKELKMIFSGETIMTKNINDIDEYFSDFRIKFHQVPESHLYDLELYNTFAEINDIKPHFSLLRKYGFSKLFIRQIIRQQDIQRYIRKNIGFNYSDKCYLVICSGCVNNCAYCNIKRAIGKIKSKTIKSLVKEYSTLLDHGYRNFHFIAEDLCSYGFDINSSIDQLLLALSVVDKKHIVRWSLHGLNPKWLVKNQDKIIPFIKSKKIVEVTVAVESGSDRIIELMNRKYKIMDLKNTLKSYRKINPGFRINALFFAGFPTETDEDFNKTLDFLKEMRFEDVTLKGYSELETLPSAKILPKITEETIQKRILIAEALLRKLKTPYIR; the protein is encoded by the coding sequence ATGCCTGATTCTATAAAAAAGAAAAAAGTTAATGTCATTTCGCCACGCTCAGGTTGTCCTATGAGGACCCTTGACGCATCGAAATTAAGAAATTATTTCAATTTGAATAATTATGAAGTAATTGATACAGTGGAGGGTGCAGATTATACTATTTTTGTTACTTGTGCAGTTACAAAAGCGGCTCTTGAGGATTCACTGAGTGTGATAGATGGAATTAAAAAAATTTCAGGAGAACTGATTGTCATGGGATGTTTGCCGGGCACAAATGAAAAAGAACTTAAAATGATTTTTTCGGGGGAAACAATAATGACCAAAAATATTAATGATATTGATGAATATTTCAGCGATTTCAGAATTAAGTTTCATCAAGTACCCGAAAGTCATTTATACGACCTGGAACTATACAACACATTTGCAGAAATAAATGATATTAAACCGCATTTTAGTCTTTTAAGAAAATATGGTTTTTCAAAATTATTTATCAGGCAAATTATCAGGCAGCAAGACATACAAAGATATATCAGAAAAAACATTGGCTTTAATTATTCAGATAAATGTTACTTGGTAATTTGTTCCGGATGTGTTAACAATTGTGCCTATTGTAATATTAAAAGAGCCATTGGTAAAATAAAAAGTAAGACGATTAAAAGTCTTGTTAAAGAATATTCTACATTATTAGATCACGGATATAGAAATTTTCATTTCATAGCGGAGGATTTATGCTCCTATGGATTTGATATTAACAGTTCCATAGACCAATTGTTGCTGGCCTTATCTGTTGTTGATAAAAAGCATATTGTGCGTTGGTCTTTACATGGATTGAATCCAAAATGGCTGGTCAAAAATCAAGACAAAATAATACCATTTATAAAATCCAAAAAAATAGTGGAAGTAACAGTTGCTGTTGAAAGTGGAAGCGACAGAATTATTGAACTAATGAACAGAAAGTATAAAATAATGGATTTGAAAAACACACTAAAATCATATAGAAAAATAAATCCGGGGTTTAGAATAAATGCTTTGTTTTTTGCAGGCTTCCCAACTGAAACAGATGAAGACTTTAATAAAACATTGGATTTTTTAAAGGAAATGAGGTTTGAAGACGTTACATTAAAAGGGTATTCTGAGCTGGAAACATTGCCCTCGGCAAAAATATTGCCTAAAATAACTGAAGAGACAATTCAAAAAAGGATTTTAATTGCAGAAGCACTTCTGCGGAAATTAAAAACCCCATATATCAGGTGA
- a CDS encoding B12-binding domain-containing radical SAM protein translates to MKKRLLLINPISSRKISSFNFTPPVSLGVIAALTPQGWDINIVDENIEAINDYNFDLVGITTSTMFINRAYELATVFRERSIPVVMGGCHASAMPNEALQYSDAVVVGDAENVWHSLLDDFENNKLKGIYCNHGSNFDFVSPDMSFFRNKYFLNAIETSRGCHNNCSFCVTRRYRKDYKRKPVDMVIDELKCAESSFVFFIDNNFYGNDDEYLIGLFEEIIKQNIKKSWLTGVSVDFFKNRDLIKLASRSGMKMIFVGFEVDTKISLKDINKKNVFDTDDLFNEYKKIIRSCHKNNVLVISNFMIGLENDTEERILKRVETFKKLNTEICSGVILTPFPNTYIYQKLIKEDRLLYTNFPKDWSKYHYTKSLFKHNNIENKRIEELGIICRDSFNQSMMSFFKALFITKSINGIVLYYYYCTHFANYKNTFIENLLKVYYFFGRVKQREKSN, encoded by the coding sequence ATGAAAAAAAGACTGTTGCTTATTAATCCTATTAGTAGTAGAAAGATCAGTAGTTTTAATTTTACGCCTCCTGTTTCTCTGGGTGTAATTGCGGCATTGACCCCACAGGGCTGGGATATAAATATCGTTGATGAAAACATAGAAGCCATTAATGACTATAACTTTGATTTAGTTGGTATTACCACAAGCACAATGTTTATAAACAGGGCCTATGAGCTTGCCACAGTTTTCCGAGAGAGATCGATACCGGTTGTAATGGGTGGCTGTCATGCATCTGCCATGCCTAATGAAGCCTTACAATATTCTGATGCCGTTGTTGTCGGGGATGCGGAAAATGTCTGGCATTCATTGCTTGATGATTTTGAAAACAATAAATTGAAAGGTATTTATTGTAATCATGGGTCTAATTTCGATTTTGTTTCACCGGACATGAGTTTTTTTCGCAATAAATATTTTCTTAATGCAATTGAAACATCCAGGGGGTGCCACAACAATTGTTCTTTTTGTGTTACGAGAAGGTATAGAAAAGATTATAAAAGAAAACCTGTAGATATGGTTATCGACGAACTTAAATGTGCTGAAAGTTCGTTTGTTTTTTTTATTGATAATAATTTTTATGGGAATGATGATGAATATTTAATAGGATTATTTGAAGAAATTATTAAACAAAACATAAAGAAATCTTGGCTGACGGGGGTTTCTGTTGATTTTTTCAAAAATAGAGACCTGATAAAACTAGCATCAAGGAGCGGGATGAAAATGATATTTGTTGGTTTTGAGGTTGATACAAAGATTTCACTTAAAGATATTAATAAGAAAAATGTTTTTGATACTGACGATTTGTTTAATGAATATAAAAAAATCATTAGATCGTGCCACAAGAACAATGTTTTGGTTATCAGTAATTTTATGATAGGCCTCGAAAATGATACAGAAGAAAGGATATTAAAACGGGTTGAGACTTTTAAAAAATTAAATACTGAGATATGCTCGGGAGTAATTTTAACCCCATTTCCTAACACATATATCTATCAAAAACTTATAAAAGAAGATCGTCTTTTATATACCAATTTTCCTAAGGATTGGTCGAAATATCATTATACAAAAAGTCTTTTTAAACATAACAATATTGAAAATAAGAGAATTGAGGAACTGGGAATAATATGCAGGGATTCATTTAACCAAAGCATGATGAGCTTTTTCAAAGCCTTGTTTATTACAAAATCAATAAATGGGATCGTTCTATATTATTATTACTGTACTCATTTTGCCAATTATAAAAACACATTTATTGAAAACCTGCTGAAAGTGTACTATTTTTTTGGGCGTGTTAAACAAAGAGAGAAATCAAATTAA
- a CDS encoding cobalamin-dependent protein (Presence of a B(12) (cobalamin)-binding domain implies dependence on cobalamin itself, in one of its several forms, or in some unusual lineages, dependence on a cobalamin-like analog.): protein MKKKLLLISVVDQESYVKKNFVSPVTIIKFWQPMALGIIAEITPGDWDVEIIDENFEVFQYKEADLVGISSYTTSINKAYRIAQQYKKNKIPVVIGGMHVSFFPDEAEKYVDTVAIGKAEGLWTDILNDFNNSCLKRRYYSNPDAQVCFRVNRKVLKKYNYSIGNILTSIGCTNNCDFCNIPAFQDYKVHYRDLDDTVREIQELEQDYFLFDDDNFFGSTDKQRKRAVELLKKMIDAKINKKWWCVTSVDISKYPDVLWLAHKAGCVIAFVGMESFDQDELKSFNKHSNKEFALDSYKSVIDVFHKNKIAVMSSFICGGDHETPESMMQRGLSLRKTRIDNFILRFLTPLPKTRLYERLEQQGRLLYTSFPEDWIYYNLATITYKSDHGTTDDFYRAYQKTHELMFAPYKGLIKDPFKYKFFQTVILTKSIRIAIDSHVFLSFCIVGEYQSKFWKILFKFRRPKTKFNW from the coding sequence ATGAAAAAAAAGCTTTTATTGATTAGCGTTGTTGACCAGGAAAGTTATGTGAAAAAAAATTTTGTGTCACCTGTTACCATTATTAAATTCTGGCAACCGATGGCATTGGGAATTATTGCAGAAATCACACCCGGGGATTGGGATGTGGAAATCATAGATGAAAATTTTGAAGTTTTTCAATATAAGGAGGCCGATCTTGTAGGGATATCTTCATACACTACCAGTATCAACAAAGCATATAGAATTGCACAACAGTATAAAAAAAATAAAATACCAGTAGTGATTGGAGGCATGCATGTCTCTTTTTTTCCCGATGAAGCAGAAAAATATGTGGATACAGTAGCTATTGGGAAAGCTGAAGGACTATGGACAGACATTTTAAATGATTTTAATAATAGCTGTTTAAAAAGAAGGTATTACAGTAATCCCGATGCCCAGGTTTGTTTTAGAGTCAATAGAAAAGTATTAAAAAAATATAACTATTCAATTGGAAACATATTAACATCAATAGGCTGCACCAATAACTGTGATTTTTGCAATATTCCGGCTTTTCAGGACTATAAAGTCCATTACAGGGATCTTGATGACACTGTAAGGGAAATTCAGGAATTAGAACAGGATTACTTTTTATTTGATGATGATAATTTTTTTGGGTCAACCGATAAACAAAGGAAAAGAGCGGTGGAATTGCTGAAAAAAATGATAGACGCAAAAATCAATAAAAAGTGGTGGTGCGTAACTTCTGTTGACATTTCAAAATACCCGGATGTATTATGGCTGGCCCATAAAGCAGGCTGTGTTATTGCTTTTGTTGGCATGGAATCCTTTGACCAGGATGAATTGAAGTCCTTTAATAAACATTCAAATAAAGAGTTTGCCCTCGATAGTTATAAAAGTGTTATTGATGTTTTTCATAAAAATAAAATTGCTGTCATGAGCAGTTTTATTTGCGGGGGAGATCACGAAACTCCAGAATCCATGATGCAAAGGGGGCTGTCGTTAAGGAAAACCAGGATAGATAATTTTATCTTACGCTTTTTAACGCCCTTGCCTAAAACACGCTTATACGAAAGGCTTGAACAACAAGGAAGACTTTTATACACTTCATTTCCCGAGGACTGGATTTATTATAACCTGGCAACCATAACTTACAAATCTGATCATGGTACTACCGATGATTTTTACCGGGCATACCAAAAAACTCATGAATTAATGTTTGCCCCTTATAAGGGATTGATAAAAGATCCTTTCAAGTACAAGTTTTTCCAGACTGTTATTTTAACTAAAAGTATAAGGATAGCTATTGATTCCCACGTTTTTTTATCATTTTGTATTGTTGGCGAATACCAGTCAAAATTCTGGAAAATATTATTTAAGTTCCGCAGACCGAAAACCAAGTTTAACTGGTAA
- a CDS encoding radical SAM protein, protein MDNIRNIQKYIAEYKSIDYSSIAEKFFTNNEDIIIWKINSVCNFRCKYCTVPSDVDERNFDLNTIKKNFNRDNKKWLIIITGGEPFLKKNFIEIIKTLTENHYVHINTNLSTSNVEEFAKKISPQNVYGLNVAAHVLEREKYDKDFKQFIKNINLLRDKGFSLFISYIFHPEMIERIERDFELFEKGGVNEVVLRPFMGTYKNKVYPNSYTVRGLEILNKYGKQEYELGSTVGIISYKDNWCLAGRRSFMIDEKGIAYRCEPLYKNGNTDSNGNFFDDSFIPDKKIKKCPLEATPCPFQCIFYSKKTHKSFFSFLSHIIK, encoded by the coding sequence ATGGATAACATCAGAAACATACAAAAATACATAGCCGAATACAAGTCTATCGATTATTCTTCTATTGCTGAAAAATTCTTTACCAATAATGAAGATATAATAATATGGAAAATTAACTCAGTATGCAATTTTAGATGTAAATATTGCACAGTTCCTTCTGATGTTGACGAAAGAAATTTTGACTTGAATACAATTAAAAAGAACTTTAACAGAGATAATAAAAAATGGCTGATTATTATTACTGGAGGAGAACCTTTTCTAAAAAAAAATTTTATTGAAATTATTAAAACCCTAACAGAAAATCATTACGTTCATATTAATACTAATCTTAGCACTTCCAATGTAGAAGAGTTTGCAAAAAAAATAAGCCCGCAAAATGTATATGGTCTTAATGTCGCCGCTCATGTTCTGGAGCGAGAAAAATATGATAAAGATTTTAAACAGTTTATAAAAAATATTAATTTATTACGAGATAAAGGATTTTCTTTATTTATCTCATATATTTTTCACCCTGAAATGATTGAAAGAATAGAACGGGATTTTGAACTTTTTGAAAAAGGCGGGGTGAATGAGGTTGTGCTGCGGCCATTCATGGGAACTTATAAAAACAAGGTATATCCGAATTCTTATACAGTCCGGGGATTAGAGATCTTGAACAAATATGGAAAACAAGAATATGAGTTAGGAAGCACGGTGGGGATTATTAGCTATAAAGACAATTGGTGTTTAGCAGGCAGAAGATCTTTTATGATTGATGAAAAAGGAATAGCATACAGATGTGAACCTTTATATAAAAATGGAAATACTGATTCCAATGGCAACTTTTTTGATGATAGTTTTATCCCAGATAAAAAAATTAAGAAATGCCCGCTGGAAGCCACCCCATGTCCTTTTCAATGCATCTTTTATTCAAAAAAAACACATAAATCTTTTTTTAGTTTTTTAAGCCACATAATTAAATGA
- a CDS encoding ABC transporter ATP-binding protein, with protein MEDFAIRVTGLSKKYNLQKKDYDFAIVDRVRHMVTTKSKRKDIYPGEFYALNDINFEIKKGESIGIIGYNGAGKSTLLKLLSEVVVPTEGKIDINGSVASVLEMGMGFHPELTGKENIFLSGTLMGIPKRTIENRFNDIIDFAEIGKFVNTAVKFYSSGMFMRLAFSIAVNINADILLFDEVLAVGDIGFQMKCQDKIQELSEKKKTMILVSHNLSDVQKYCQRFILLEKGRIKDQGNQEVIMRYFENTLIEKIEADKVFETVDKEYEINEIQDKTEAQNENVVIFKNEQINITEQHKKLPPPIINWEDPDVAPHNKYLRIMKISAKASGKNVGDPINIEDTINFEVEFERLVENAYIGISLNCHYMKQLLFISTPDMEEDLKQNKATGFFRSTIKIKPDFLNIGIFSFGFYFTTYVGEYAANYIEVSDAFYIKIGVFIDDQATEKKKTLYSSFQCPIRPRLERYEEQIN; from the coding sequence ATGGAAGATTTTGCTATTCGGGTAACGGGGTTAAGTAAAAAATACAATCTTCAGAAAAAGGATTATGATTTTGCCATTGTTGACAGGGTCAGGCACATGGTAACAACAAAAAGTAAAAGAAAGGATATTTATCCCGGTGAATTTTATGCATTAAATGATATCAACTTTGAAATAAAAAAAGGAGAATCCATCGGGATCATAGGATACAATGGCGCCGGTAAAAGCACTTTATTAAAGTTACTGAGCGAAGTTGTGGTTCCGACTGAAGGGAAAATAGATATTAACGGCAGTGTGGCTTCTGTTCTTGAAATGGGAATGGGTTTTCATCCTGAATTAACAGGCAAAGAGAATATTTTCCTGAGCGGGACACTGATGGGTATCCCTAAGAGAACTATTGAAAACAGATTTAATGATATTATTGATTTTGCTGAAATTGGCAAGTTCGTTAATACGGCTGTTAAATTTTATTCTAGTGGTATGTTCATGCGCCTTGCTTTTTCGATAGCTGTGAACATCAATGCCGATATTTTATTATTTGATGAGGTATTGGCCGTTGGGGATATAGGGTTTCAGATGAAATGTCAGGATAAAATTCAGGAATTATCTGAAAAAAAGAAAACCATGATTTTAGTTAGTCATAATCTTTCTGATGTGCAGAAATATTGCCAACGTTTTATTTTACTCGAAAAAGGAAGAATTAAAGACCAGGGGAACCAGGAAGTTATTATGCGGTATTTTGAAAACACCCTGATAGAAAAAATTGAAGCGGATAAAGTATTTGAAACGGTTGATAAAGAGTATGAAATAAATGAGATACAAGATAAAACTGAAGCTCAGAACGAAAATGTTGTTATTTTTAAAAACGAGCAGATAAATATTACTGAACAACATAAAAAACTCCCTCCGCCCATTATTAATTGGGAAGACCCGGATGTCGCTCCACATAATAAATATCTTAGAATCATGAAAATATCAGCCAAAGCTTCGGGAAAAAATGTCGGTGACCCAATTAATATTGAAGATACAATAAATTTTGAAGTGGAATTCGAACGATTGGTAGAAAATGCTTATATTGGAATTTCATTAAATTGCCACTACATGAAACAATTACTTTTTATATCGACTCCTGACATGGAAGAGGATCTTAAACAAAACAAAGCAACGGGTTTTTTTCGTTCTACCATAAAAATCAAGCCCGATTTTTTAAATATAGGTATTTTCTCTTTTGGTTTTTATTTTACTACTTATGTGGGAGAATACGCAGCAAATTACATAGAAGTAAGCGATGCTTTTTATATAAAAATTGGGGTATTTATTGACGATCAGGCAACTGAAAAAAAGAAGACATTGTATTCCTCTTTTCAGTGCCCTATCAGGCCACGTTTGGAAAGATATGAGGAGCAAATAAATTGA
- a CDS encoding ABC transporter permease, with product MNLIKVWQYRYLLTSFTFRDIKVQYAQTRFGILWSFVQASTAGLIIFFFFGWLFQVVIPESIPYIVFAYPGMMAWYYFSTIISQAGTSLQQSQHIIKKVYFPKLILPLSKSMVGLIEFAVWFIFYIAILLFYQYPLSYKTVFLPFGILLNMITGLSVAIWLSALTFRFRDFYHIIPYLIGFGIFITPVFFPSAMLPPGYSFLVYVNPMAGVIAFIRWCLLDTALDIKYLYGIIPMILLFISGLYYFRRVENLMADVI from the coding sequence TTGAATTTAATAAAAGTCTGGCAGTATAGGTATTTGCTGACAAGTTTTACATTCAGGGATATCAAAGTGCAATATGCTCAGACCCGGTTTGGTATTTTATGGAGTTTTGTACAGGCGTCAACAGCCGGACTCATTATTTTTTTCTTTTTTGGATGGTTGTTTCAAGTGGTAATTCCTGAAAGTATTCCATATATTGTTTTTGCATATCCCGGAATGATGGCATGGTATTATTTTTCAACCATAATAAGTCAGGCAGGAACATCATTACAACAATCGCAACATATCATTAAAAAGGTGTATTTCCCAAAACTGATACTTCCTTTATCAAAATCGATGGTGGGACTCATAGAGTTTGCCGTATGGTTTATTTTTTACATTGCTATTTTACTTTTTTACCAGTACCCCCTTTCATACAAAACAGTTTTTTTGCCATTTGGAATTCTTTTAAATATGATTACCGGATTGAGTGTGGCAATATGGCTCAGCGCACTGACGTTTCGCTTTCGTGATTTTTATCATATTATACCTTACTTGATTGGCTTTGGAATTTTTATCACACCTGTTTTTTTCCCATCGGCAATGTTACCTCCCGGATATTCTTTTCTGGTATATGTCAATCCGATGGCAGGGGTAATTGCTTTTATCCGCTGGTGCCTACTTGACACCGCACTGGACATAAAATACCTCTATGGTATTATTCCCATGATATTGTTATTTATTTCAGGTTTATATTATTTTCGCCGGGTTGAAAACCTTATGGCCGATGTTATTTAA